One stretch of Homo sapiens chromosome 16 genomic scaffold, GRCh38.p14 alternate locus group ALT_REF_LOCI_1 HSCHR16_3_CTG1 DNA includes these proteins:
- the GLIS2 gene encoding zinc finger protein GLIS2 — translation MHSLDEPLDLKLSITKLRAAREKRERTLGVVRPRALHRELGLVDDSPTPGSPGSPPSGFLLNSKFPEKVEGRFSAAPLVDLSLSPPSGLDSPNGSSSLSPERQGNGDLPPVPSASDFQPLRYLDGVPSSFQFFLPLGSGGALHLPASSFLTPPKDKCLSPDLPLPKQLVCRWAKCNQLFELLQDLVDHVNDYHVKPEKDAGYCCHWEGCARHGRGFNARYKMLIHIRTHTNEKPHRCPTCSKSFSRLENLKIHNRSHTGEKPYVCPYEGCNKRYSNSSDRFKHTRTHYVDKPYYCKMPGCHKRYTDPSSLRKHIKAHGHFVSHEQQELLQLRPPPKPPLPAPDGGPYVSGAQIIIPNPAALFGGPGLPGLPLPLAPGPLDLSALACGNGGGSGGGGGMGPGLPGPVLPLNLAKNPLLPSPFGAGGLGLPVVSLLAGAAGGKAEGEKGRGSVPTRALGMEGHKTPLERTESSCSRPSPDGLPLLPGTVLDLSTGVNSAASSPEALAPGWVVIPPGSVLLKPAVVN, via the exons ATGCACTCCCTGGACGAGCCGCTCGACCTGAAGCTGAGTATCACCAAGCTCCGGGCGGCAAGAGAGAAGCGGGAGAGGACGCTGGGTGTGGTCCGGCCCCGTGCTCTGCACagggagctgggcctggtggaTGACAGCCCCACACCTGGCTCTCCAGGCTCCCCGCCCTCAG GCTTCCTGCTGAACTCCAAGTTCCCCGAGAAGGTGGAGGGACGCTTTTCAGCAGCCCCTCTCGTGGACCTCAGCCTGTCACCACCATCTGGGCTGGACTCCCCCAATGGCAGCAGCTCGCTGTCCCCCGAGCGCCAGGGCAACGGGGACCTGCCTCCAGTGCCCAGTGCCTCG GACTTCCAGCCACTGCGCTATTTGGATGGTGTCCCCAGCTCCTTCCAGTTCTTCCTGCCCCTCGGCTCCGGGGGGGCCCTGCACctgcctgcctcctccttccttacccctcccAAGGACAAGTGCCTCTCGCCAGACCTGCCCCTGCCCAAGCAGCTGGTGTGTCGCTGGGCCAAG TGTAACCAGCTCTTTGAGCTCCTGCAAGACCTGGTGGACCATGTCAACGATTACCATGTCAAGCCCGAGAAGGATGCGGGGTACTGCTGCCACTGGGAGGGCTGCGCCCGCCATGGCCGAGGTTTCAACGCCAG GTACAAGATGCTCATCCACATCCGCACACACACCAACGAGAAGCCACACCGCTGTCCGACCTGCAGCAAGAGCTTCTCCCGCCTGGAGAACCTGAAGATCCACAACCGGTCGCACACAG GTGAGAAGCCCTACGTCTGCCCCTACGAGGGCTGCAACAAGCGCTATTCCAACTCCAGTGACCGCTTTAAGCACACGCGCACCCACTACGTGGACAAGCCCTACTACTGCAAGATGCCCGGCTGCCACAAGCGCTACACGGACCCCAGCTCACTGCGCAAGCACATCAAGGCCCATGGCCACTTTGTGTCCCACGAGCAGCAAGAGCTCCTGCAGCTGCGCCCACCCCCCAAGCCGCCACTGCCCGCCCCCGACGGCGGCCCCTATGTCAGTGGGGCCCAGATCATCATCCCCAACCCAGCTGCCCTCTTTGGAGGCCCTGGCCTGCCCGGCTTACCCCTACCCCTGGCCCCCGGCCCCCTTGACCTCAGTGCCCTGGCCTGTGGCAACggtgggggcagtgggggtggggggggcatgGGCCCTGGGCTGCCAGGCCCCGTCCTGCCTCTCAATCTGGCCAAGAACCCGCTGCTGCCCTCGCCCTTTGGGGCTGGCGGACTGGGCTTGCCTGTGGTCTCCCTCCTTGCTGGCGCAGCTGGTGGCAAGGCCGAGGGGGAGAAGGGGCGTGGGTCGGtgcccaccagggccctgggcatGGAGGGCCACAAGACGCCCCTTGAAAGGACGGAGAGCAGCTGCTCCCGGCCAAGCCCCGATGGACTCCCCCTGCTGCCAGGCACCGTGCTGGACCTGTCCACGGGCGTCAACTCAGCTGCCAGCAGCCCAGAGGCGTTGGCCCCTGGCTGGGTGGTCATCCCGCCGGGCTCGGTGCTGCTCAAACCGGCTGTGGTGAACTGA
- the PAM16 gene encoding mitochondrial import inner membrane translocase subunit TIM16, with the protein MAKYLAQIIVMGVQVVGRAFARALRQEFAASRAAADARGRAGHRSAAASNLSGLSLQEAQQILNVSKLSPEEVQKNYEHLFKVNDKSVGGSFYLQSKVVRAKERLDEELKIQAQEDREKGQMPHT; encoded by the exons GCCAAGTACCTGGCCCAGATCATTGTGATGGGCGtgcaggtggtgggcagggccttTGCACGGGCCTTGCGGCAGGAGTTTGCAG CCAGCCGGGCCGCAGCTGATGCCCGAGGACGCGCTGGACACCGGTCTGCAGCCGCTTCCAAcctctccggcctcagcctccaggaggCACAGCAGATTCTCAACGTGTCCAAGCTGAGCCCTGAGGAGGTCCAGAAG AACTATGAACACTTATTTAAGGTGAATGATAAATCCGTGGGTGGCTCCTTCTACCTGCAGTCAAAG GTGGTCCGCGCAAAGGAGCGCCTGGATGAGGAACTCAAAATCCAGGCCCAGGAGGACAGAGAAAAAGGGCAGATGCCCCATACGTGA